The Stigmatella ashevillena genomic sequence AGCACCACTTGGCGCTCTGCGCGAAGAAGCCGCCCGAGCAGGCGTAGACCTGAGGCGTCTTGTCCGCGCCCGGGTTGCACTGTCCGGGGTACTTCTGCGCGCAGCGGGTGATCTCGGAGTCCAGCCGCCCGCAGACGGAGCCGCGGCGCGAGTCACCCGCGTACTCTCCATCGATGCAGAAGGAGCGCGGCGCCAGACACACCGTGTCGCCGCCCATGGAGTAGCGCAGCCCGTCCGGGCACGCGCTGTTGATGGACGCCATCAGCGAGCTTTGGGACCTGTTGCACTGCACCATCTGGCAGCCGCCGCCCGTGCCCGTGCTGGAGATCTTCATGGGCAGGCCCACGTGGTCCACGTACGTGAGGTTGTAATAGATGTTCTGCACGTTGTTGCCATCGGGCCCCAGCGTGAACTCGGCCTTCTCCAACTCGCGCGGCGAGGCGGGCGAGGGCAGGGTCTTGTACGCGGACACGCGGCCACTGGGGTAGTTGCCCGGCGGGTAGTACGTGTACGAGCTGCCCTTGGCCAGGTTGCGGAAGATCTTGTTGCCCGCGCCGTCCCGCTCCAAGGCGATGTCGCCCACGCCCGAGAGCACCACGTTCAGGTTGAACGGGCAGTTGTTGGTCACCACCACGGGAACCGTGCCGGGAGGGCCACCGCCGCCCCCTCCGCCACCGCTCACCTTGTCGAACGTCCACAGTTGGTTGGCGGTGCCGGTGTACGGGTACTGCACGAGGCTGGTCCCGTTGTCCGCCGAGCCCCAGTAGAGATCAATGGCCATGCCCGAGTGGCGGGGGTGGAAGCTGAACTGGTTGTTGCCCCGGGAGGTGAACTGGAACTGCTGGTTGGTTCCGCCCACGTATCCCCACTGATGGAGGACGGCGTTCTGAGCGGTGCTCGCCTCCGCGATGTCGAGCGCCTTGTTGCTGTTGACGTTGATGATCTTCCAGAACCCGTCCGACGTCGGGGAGATGTGGAACTTCTGCGCGTTGGTGCCATTACAGTCCCACTCCTGCACCTTGGCGCCATCCGCGGTGCTCGAGGAGGCCACGTCGATACATTTGTTGGTCATGGCCGAGCGGATGACGTAGTCGCCCTCCGAGATGCTCGACACGATGGCTTCCTGCGTCACGCTGTCGATGGTTTGTGATTCAACCACCGGCTCACCCTGGTCACATGCGACGGCGGAGGTGAGCAGCATCCCCGCGCCCAGCAGGCGCGCGGTCTTCTTTGCAAAAAGGGTCATGTGGTTCGCTCCAACGGTTTGAAAACGGAGGTTCCAGGGACCGCCGGGCTGCGCCCTTGTTTTGCGTCCCTGGAAAGTTTTAAACGGATTACCCGTTTCTCCGCTGGTGCGGACAATACACCAAATTCCGGCGTTTTTCAGTGATTGCGGTGTGAAAGGCTCGTCGCCTGCGCTAGCCCTGGAACCGCTTGTCCAGCTTGGTGAGCTGGCTGGTGAAGCCCTCGACCTGCATTTCGGTGAATCGAGCGTCGTGCATGGGCGTCAGCGTGACCACCATCCGGACGGTGCTTCCCGAGGGGAAGAGCTCCAGCACCATCGTGCTGTCGTAGGGCTTCACCCCGGGCAGGAAGTCGATGATGTGGGTCAGCGCCATCCGCTGGTGGGGCTTGAACTCGGAGAACGTGCCCCGGGTTTCATGGGAGAGGGGCTCGCCCATCTTCTTCATCTGCTCCACGACGTCGGGCGCGTCGGCGATCATGTCGTAGTGCAGGAGGCCGCCCAGCTTCGCTTCCAGGGCCTTGACCTCCACGCGGAAGCCTTGCGGTCCCCACCACGACTCGAAGCCCTCCTTCGTCGTCCACAGCTCCCACAGCTCCTCGACCCGCGCTTTGTACGTGCGCTCGATCACCACGTTCTTCTTGTCACTCATGGGTGTGTCCCCTCTTCTTCTTCTGGTGTTGTTCTAGCGCCGCTCCAAACCGGTCCAGCCTCGCCTCCCACAGCGCGTGGTACTGGGCGAGCCACTCCTCCAATTCACGGAACGGCTCTGGTCTGAGCGAGTAGAGCCGCCGCTGTCCATCCGGCCGCACCGAGACGAAGCCGGACTCTTGGAGGATGCGGAGGTGCCGGGAAACCCCCGATTGGTGGATTCCCGCCTGCTCGACGATGTCATTCACCTGTCGTTCGCCTGGCAGCAGCGTCTCCACGATCCGGCGGCGGGTGGGATCCGCAAGGGTCTGGAAGGCATCGAGTCTCATCGTCATGCATATACATATCGATGCATATATCGGCCGTCAAGCGGCGATGATCTTGGATCCCGGGGTCAACGTTCACGGGATACGCCGCACGGCCCGGGAGGAGTGCCGCTCTCAGGGCTGCCGCGGAGGCCCTCTTTCGCGGTCCTTCATTCTCTTGGGGCCGAGGGGACGAGCTTCTTCCCCTCTCGCCGCCAGGAGAGGGGGCTGTTTCGCGGAACTCCAGCTCCGGCCTCCATTCCGCGTGGTCAGCGCCCGGAGAGGGGGTTGCTCCGCGTTCGTGTCGCTCAGCCACACGGTGCCGTGC encodes the following:
- a CDS encoding SRPBCC family protein codes for the protein MSDKKNVVIERTYKARVEELWELWTTKEGFESWWGPQGFRVEVKALEAKLGGLLHYDMIADAPDVVEQMKKMGEPLSHETRGTFSEFKPHQRMALTHIIDFLPGVKPYDSTMVLELFPSGSTVRMVVTLTPMHDARFTEMQVEGFTSQLTKLDKRFQG
- a CDS encoding RICIN domain-containing protein; translated protein: MTLFAKKTARLLGAGMLLTSAVACDQGEPVVESQTIDSVTQEAIVSSISEGDYVIRSAMTNKCIDVASSSTADGAKVQEWDCNGTNAQKFHISPTSDGFWKIINVNSNKALDIAEASTAQNAVLHQWGYVGGTNQQFQFTSRGNNQFSFHPRHSGMAIDLYWGSADNGTSLVQYPYTGTANQLWTFDKVSGGGGGGGGPPGTVPVVVTNNCPFNLNVVLSGVGDIALERDGAGNKIFRNLAKGSSYTYYPPGNYPSGRVSAYKTLPSPASPRELEKAEFTLGPDGNNVQNIYYNLTYVDHVGLPMKISSTGTGGGCQMVQCNRSQSSLMASINSACPDGLRYSMGGDTVCLAPRSFCIDGEYAGDSRRGSVCGRLDSEITRCAQKYPGQCNPGADKTPQVYACSGGFFAQSAKWCSAITRGMVDNPDSTNVAQYYNTGKPYNIYAKWVHDQCGAVYSFAYDDYPMAANQAGFYTCNGGRQLDVTFCPAG
- a CDS encoding ArsR/SmtB family transcription factor; protein product: MRLDAFQTLADPTRRRIVETLLPGERQVNDIVEQAGIHQSGVSRHLRILQESGFVSVRPDGQRRLYSLRPEPFRELEEWLAQYHALWEARLDRFGAALEQHQKKKRGHTHE